A stretch of DNA from Oceanivirga salmonicida:
AATTTTATTCAAATTTATATTATAAATCAGCATTTGGAATGGATTTTTCATTAGGAATATATAGATTTTTTATGAAATATTTTTCTTCTTATGAAATTAAAGAAATATTTACTTTTTTTGATATTGATTTTGAGAATTATTTAGATTTTCATTATGATGGTAATGCTGTAAAAATTGAAAATGAAAGATATTTAGATTATATAAATTTGAATAAAATTTAACAAATTTATCACATATTAAATTTTGATTATATTCAATCATATACTCTTCATCAAAACCAGATACTATTACAAATTTGGGAATATACTTTCTTATATCGTCAAAAATAATTCGAGGATAATTAAATTTTTTACTATATTCATTCTCTGGATATATATTTCTTCCATTTTTTCTCTCCATTCCTAAAAGAATATACTTAATTTTATTGATCTCAATAAAAATAACCTTTTCAACCTTACTTATTATTACTTCACTATCATTAATAGAATATTTTAAAATAAAATCTGTAGGTATTCTATCTTGATATCTTTCAATATATCTAAAAATCATTACTATTAAGCTTAATATTGTTGTTTTTCCAGAACCATTTAAACCAATAAAAGCAGTTATTTTCATATCTTTAAATATATTAATTTCGAATTTATTCCTATTATATTCCCCAAAATATATATTTTGATTAAAAAATTTTTTATAATTTTTAATATATAATTCTTTTACAAACATTATTTTCTCCAAACTTAATATAATTAACAATATCTAATTTTTATTTTAATTATATTTACACATTAATACTTTGAATTTTATTTAATTTATCGATTTAGTTTCATTATGCTAAATTAACTTATTTTAACTCTTTGAAATTATGTTTTTATTGTTTAACTTTTTTCAAAAGAAAAACTATTTTCATAGATTTTTACTTCTTCTTTTTTTTTAATACATAGTGTATTTTAATTTATTTTTAATATCTATTCATACTCAATAGTACTAGCAGGCTTACTGCTAATATCGTACACTACTCTATTTATTCCTCTAACTTCATTTACTATTCTATTTGAAACTTTTTCTAAAAACTCATATGGTAGTTTAGACCAAGTGGCCGTCATAAAATCTATAGTATTTACAGACCTAATTGCAGCCATATATTCATAAGTTCTAACGTCTCCCATAACTCCAACTGTTTTTACTGGAAGTAATGTTACAAATGCTTGACTTACTTTATCATATAATCCATGTGCTCTTAACTCTTCTATAAATATATCATCAGCTTCTTGTAATAATTTAACTTTCTCTTCTGTTACTTCTTCTACTACTCTTATACCAAGTCCTGGACCAGGGAAAGGGTGTCTCATGACAATTTCATTAGATAAGCCTAACTTTATGCCTAATCTTCTAACTTCGTCCTTAAATAGCTCTTTTAGTGGCTCTACTATTTCAAACTTTAAATCATCTGGTAATCCACCAACATTATGATGAGATTTTATAGTATGTGATGGTCCTTTTACTGAAACTGACTCTATAACATCAGGGTAAATAGTTCCTTGTGCCAAAAACTTAATTGATTTAACTTCTTTTAATTTTTTGGCTTGTTCATTAAAGACTTCAATAAATTCTTTTCCTATAATTTTTCTCTTAGTTTCAGGATCTTTTATACCCTTTAATTTTTCTAAAAATCTTTTTTTAGCATCTACATAAACAATGTTAATATTGTTTAATTCTTCATATTGTTTTTTTACTTTTATTGCTTCATTTTTTCTAAGTAAACCAGTATCAACAAAAACACATACTAATTTATCACCTATTGCTTTATTTATTAAAGCAGCAGCAACCGATGAATCAACTCCACCCGATAATCCTAATAATACTTTTTCACCATTAGTTATATTTCTAATTTCATTTATTTTTTCTTCAATAAAATCTGACATTACCCAGTTTTTTTCTATTTTACATATTTTAAAAATAAAGTTTGAAATCATTTGTATACCATACTCAGTATGATTTACTTCTGGATGAAACTGTAATGCATATACACCTTTATCATTAGTAATTGCAGCATTTGATGAAGAAGTTCCAGCAATTTTTCTAAATCCATTTCCCATTTTTGTTATATGATCACCATGACTCATCCAAACCTTTGATTTTTTTTCTATATTTGAAAATAGTAAACTATCTTCTAAAATTTCTAGTTCTGCTGGTCCAAATTCTCTTTTATCGGATTTTTCAACTTTACCACCAGTTAAATGAGTTATTAATTGCATACCATAACATATACCTAATATAGGTATACCTAGTTCAAAAATTCTTTTATCAATAGTTGGTGCATCTTTTTCATAAACAGAAGCAGGTCCCCCTGAGAATATTATTCCTTTAACTTCATTACCAATATTATCAACATTTATATCTGCTATTATTTCACAATATACTTCTAATTCTCTTATTCTTCTAGCAATTAATTGGCTATATTGTGAACCATAATCTATTATTAAAATTTTATCTCTCATTTTTCTCCTTTATTTTTGAACACTATAATTTGGTGCTTCTTTTGTTATTAAAACATCATGTGGGTGTGATTCTTTTAAACCAGCATTAGTTATTCTAATAAATTCTGAATTTGTTTTTAAAGTTTCTATATCTTTTGCTCCACAATAACCCATACCAGATCTTAAACCTCCACATAGTTGAAATACTGTATCTTTTAATTTACCTTTTGTTGGTATCATAGATTCTATACCTTCTGGTACTAATTTATCAGTTGCTGATTCTAATTGGAAATATCTATCTTTTGAACCTCTTTTCATTGCAACTAATGAACCCATACCAACATAAGTTTTAAAACTTCTACCGTTATATATTATTTCTTCTCCTGGCGCTTCATTTGTACCAGCAAGTAATGAACCTAACATAACGCAATCTGCTCCTGCCCCTATTGCTTTAACTATATCTCCCGATAACTTTATACCACCATCTGCAATGACACCAATCCCTTTTTCATTACAATACTGGGCAACATCCATGATTGCTGTTAATTGTGGTACACCTACACCAGATACTACTCTTGTTGTACAAATAGAACCTGGTCCTACACCAACTTTAACAGCATTTACACCAGCATTTATTAAATCAATAGCTGCTTGTTTAGTAACAATATTTCCACCTATTAAATCTAAATCAGGAAAATTTTCTCTAATTTCTTTCACTTTATTAATAACACCAATAGAATGTCCATGCGCTGAATCAACAGTTATTATATCAACTCCTGCTTTAACTAGTGCTGCTACTCTTTTTACAGTATCAGTACCAATTCCAACTGCTGCACCAACTTTAAGTCTCCCTTTACTATCTTTACACGCATTAGGATAATTTAATACATTATCTATATCTTTAATAGTAATTAAACCTTTTAAAATTTTTCCTTCAACTATTGGCAATTTTTCAATTCTGTTTTCAAGTAATATTTGTTTTGCTTTCTCAAAAGTAATACCAACAGATGCAGTTATTAAATTTTCTTTTGTCATTATATCTACTACTCTTTGGTTTAAATCTTCTCTATATTTCAAATCTCTATTAGTTATAATACCAAGTAGTTCTCTTTTTTCATTTATTACAGGTAAACCTGATATTTTATAATTTTTCATAATTTTAACAGCATCGTATAAATAAGAATTTTCATTAAGAGTAATAGGGTTAGTTATCATACCACTTTCAGATCTTTTTACCTTACTAACTTCTTCTGCCTGACGCTCAATAGTCATATTTTTATGTATAAATCCTATACCACCCTCACGAGCAAGAGCTATTGCTAATTCAGATTCAGTAACTGTATCCATTGCAGCACTCAATATTGGAATATTCAAAACTAATTTTTTTGTTAAATTTGTTTTAAGACTAACTTCACTTGGTATAACATTTGAAGCTTGTGGCACTAAAAGAACATCATCAAAAGTAAGACCTTCCCTAATAACTTTCATAATTTTTCACTCCTATTTCTATTTATTTTTATTTATATTTTGAAAAAATACGACTACTAATAGTCGTATAATTTATACTTTTAATGGCATAGTTAAATATATGTCATTATTATTTTCATCATCTTCTTTTAATAAGATTGCAGATATTTCATTAGATAATTTTATTTCTAATATTTCGCTTTTCTTAATTGTATTTAAATATTCCAGTATAAATTTGACATTTAAATATATTTTTAAACTTTCATCAGAATCTTTTGAAATCGTAATTTTTTGTTCTGTTTTAGCCGTATCATTAAATCCTATTATTTCTAATTCATTTTTGCCAAATAAAAATTCAGCAACATCTTTTCTTTCTTTTTTATCTTTAACAAATAAATAAACTAAGTCTAATTTCTTTTGTAGTAAATTTTTACTAAGTTTTATAATTTTATCTGTTTTAACATTTTTCAAAATATTTGTATAATCTGGGAATTGTAATTCAATAACTTTTGTTATTATTTGTATATCATCTAGCTCAAATAATACCTTAGTTCCATCTGATTTTAGCAATACCTTATCTGCATCTGTTTCTTTAAATATTTTTAAAAGCCCTTGTGAAGTTTTTAAAGGTATATTTACACTTATATTTTCATTAGTTTTATTTTCTAAAATATCTATTTCTCTGTACATCATTCTAAATGAATCAGTTGAAACAACTTTAAGTATATTTTCTTCTATATCAAATTTTAAACAATTTATTGTTAATTTAGATATATCAGTAGATGCCGCAAATATCGTACTTTCAATAGAGTCTGATAATTCTTTTTTATCGAATAAATATTCAACACCATGTAACATAGATAATTCAACTGGTTTTTGATATTTAATTAAATTGTAACTTGCATTACTTCCTTTAGCGATAATATTTACACTAGTATCAAATTCTTTTATTTCAACTTCTTCTTCATCTATTTTTCTTAAAAATTCTTCTATAAGTTTGTATTTTATAATTATGTTTCCTTCACTAGTAATAGTTGCAGGACACTCACATTTAATAAATAGATTAAACCCTATACCTTTAAATAATAATTTATTTTCAATAGTTTCTATATAAATACCTGTGTTTTTACTGTCAGTTTTGTCATCTTCAATTGCATTTTCAACTATTTTTATAGCTCTTAAAAAATCTTTGGTTTTTACCCTAATACTTAACATTTTTCCTCCCATATTAATTAATATATTTTTTTGAATTCTTCAAATTCACCTTTTAGTTTTTCAACTGCTTTTTTTTCAATTTGTCTTACTCTTTCACGAGTTATATTTAATTTTTCCCCAATTTCTTTTAATGTATGGGTTTTACTATTGTTCATACCAAATCTAAGTTCTAGTATTTCTCTTTCTCTTTCATTTAAAATTCTATTAAATAACTCATTCATTTCATCAAGTTGTTCTTGTTTTATGATATTTTCTTCTATATCATCGCATTTACCTATAATATCTTCTAAAAATATATTATCTCCTATAACATCATTATATGAAATAACTTCTTGAAATTCATTAATTAATAAAGTTACTTTTGAAGGTTTCAAATTCATTTTTTTCGCTATATATTCTACATCAGGATTTTCTCCATATTCTCTTGAATATTTCAAAATTATTTTATTTACCTTAGCTAATTGCTCATGCTTATATGAAGGTATTCTAATGTCTCTTCCAGTATTTATTATAGATTTTTTTATAGATTGTCTTATCCACCAAACAGCATATGTACTAAATCTATGTCCCTTATCTATATCAAATTTTTCTATCGCTCTTAATAAACCTATATTACCTTCACTTATCAAATCAATTAAAGTTAAACCATTACCTAAAGATTTTTTTGCTACTGAAATTACTAATCTTAAATTTGATAATACTAATTTAGTTTTTGCTTCTTCATCATTATCATCTCTTATTCTTCTTAGCAAATTATATTCTTCATCAGGTGTCAATAAATCATGTTTTCTTAAATCAGATAAGTATAAAGATATAAGGTTAGTTTCGTTATTACTATTCATACATTACTCCTAAAATTCTGATATCAAATCTCTACTCATAAAAATTTTAGTTATGGTATCAATTGGTTGATTTTCATACAATATATTATACAGCTCAACAAATATAGGAGCTCTTAAATTATTATTTTCAATAATATCTTTTAAAGCTTTAATAGTTGTTGCTCCTTCTGAAATCATTTTCATCTCTTTTATTATGTCTTCTATTTTCATTCCTTTTCCAATACATTCACCTAAATATCTATTTCTACTGTATTGACTTGTACAAGTTACTACCAAATCTCCAAATCCGCTTAATCCTGTAAAAGTCTTTAAATCAGCACCAAAATATTTACCAATTAGTACCATTTCATTAAATCCTCTTGTCATAAGAGCAGCTTTTGTATTATCTCCATATTCTAAACCATCTACTATTCCAGCAGCTATGGCTACACAATTTTTCAATGCTCCTGCCAATTCAGAACCTATAAGGTCATTTCCTGTATAAACTCTAACATATTCTGTACTAAATGTACTTTGAACAATTTTAGCAGTATCTTCATTATTTGAAACCGCTAATATAGCAGAAGGCTTTTTATTTGCAATTTCTTCTGCATGAGTAGGTCCTGCCAATAAAACATAATTTTTTGTTACAGTTCCAATTTCTTCATCTAC
This window harbors:
- the guaA gene encoding glutamine-hydrolyzing GMP synthase is translated as MRDKILIIDYGSQYSQLIARRIRELEVYCEIIADINVDNIGNEVKGIIFSGGPASVYEKDAPTIDKRIFELGIPILGICYGMQLITHLTGGKVEKSDKREFGPAELEILEDSLLFSNIEKKSKVWMSHGDHITKMGNGFRKIAGTSSSNAAITNDKGVYALQFHPEVNHTEYGIQMISNFIFKICKIEKNWVMSDFIEEKINEIRNITNGEKVLLGLSGGVDSSVAAALINKAIGDKLVCVFVDTGLLRKNEAIKVKKQYEELNNINIVYVDAKKRFLEKLKGIKDPETKRKIIGKEFIEVFNEQAKKLKEVKSIKFLAQGTIYPDVIESVSVKGPSHTIKSHHNVGGLPDDLKFEIVEPLKELFKDEVRRLGIKLGLSNEIVMRHPFPGPGLGIRVVEEVTEEKVKLLQEADDIFIEELRAHGLYDKVSQAFVTLLPVKTVGVMGDVRTYEYMAAIRSVNTIDFMTATWSKLPYEFLEKVSNRIVNEVRGINRVVYDISSKPASTIEYE
- the dnaN gene encoding DNA polymerase III subunit beta, with the translated sequence MLSIRVKTKDFLRAIKIVENAIEDDKTDSKNTGIYIETIENKLLFKGIGFNLFIKCECPATITSEGNIIIKYKLIEEFLRKIDEEEVEIKEFDTSVNIIAKGSNASYNLIKYQKPVELSMLHGVEYLFDKKELSDSIESTIFAASTDISKLTINCLKFDIEENILKVVSTDSFRMMYREIDILENKTNENISVNIPLKTSQGLLKIFKETDADKVLLKSDGTKVLFELDDIQIITKVIELQFPDYTNILKNVKTDKIIKLSKNLLQKKLDLVYLFVKDKKERKDVAEFLFGKNELEIIGFNDTAKTEQKITISKDSDESLKIYLNVKFILEYLNTIKKSEILEIKLSNEISAILLKEDDENNNDIYLTMPLKV
- a CDS encoding sigma-70 family RNA polymerase sigma factor, which gives rise to MNSNNETNLISLYLSDLRKHDLLTPDEEYNLLRRIRDDNDEEAKTKLVLSNLRLVISVAKKSLGNGLTLIDLISEGNIGLLRAIEKFDIDKGHRFSTYAVWWIRQSIKKSIINTGRDIRIPSYKHEQLAKVNKIILKYSREYGENPDVEYIAKKMNLKPSKVTLLINEFQEVISYNDVIGDNIFLEDIIGKCDDIEENIIKQEQLDEMNELFNRILNEREREILELRFGMNNSKTHTLKEIGEKLNITRERVRQIEKKAVEKLKGEFEEFKKIY
- the guaB gene encoding IMP dehydrogenase → MKVIREGLTFDDVLLVPQASNVIPSEVSLKTNLTKKLVLNIPILSAAMDTVTESELAIALAREGGIGFIHKNMTIERQAEEVSKVKRSESGMITNPITLNENSYLYDAVKIMKNYKISGLPVINEKRELLGIITNRDLKYREDLNQRVVDIMTKENLITASVGITFEKAKQILLENRIEKLPIVEGKILKGLITIKDIDNVLNYPNACKDSKGRLKVGAAVGIGTDTVKRVAALVKAGVDIITVDSAHGHSIGVINKVKEIRENFPDLDLIGGNIVTKQAAIDLINAGVNAVKVGVGPGSICTTRVVSGVGVPQLTAIMDVAQYCNEKGIGVIADGGIKLSGDIVKAIGAGADCVMLGSLLAGTNEAPGEEIIYNGRSFKTYVGMGSLVAMKRGSKDRYFQLESATDKLVPEGIESMIPTKGKLKDTVFQLCGGLRSGMGYCGAKDIETLKTNSEFIRITNAGLKESHPHDVLITKEAPNYSVQK
- a CDS encoding NAD(P)H-dependent glycerol-3-phosphate dehydrogenase, whose protein sequence is MNILIVGGGSFGTALSIMLSEKKHNIKLYEHNEKYRDLLKNDRENKTFLKGKKLNENIEIIDDYNEYVNNVDIILLATPTQFIRNLLHNMTLTKKDQIIVNVAKGLEINTLKRISEIVDEEIGTVTKNYVLLAGPTHAEEIANKKPSAILAVSNNEDTAKIVQSTFSTEYVRVYTGNDLIGSELAGALKNCVAIAAGIVDGLEYGDNTKAALMTRGFNEMVLIGKYFGADLKTFTGLSGFGDLVVTCTSQYSRNRYLGECIGKGMKIEDIIKEMKMISEGATTIKALKDIIENNNLRAPIFVELYNILYENQPIDTITKIFMSRDLISEF
- a CDS encoding AAA family ATPase; its protein translation is MFVKELYIKNYKKFFNQNIYFGEYNRNKFEINIFKDMKITAFIGLNGSGKTTILSLIVMIFRYIERYQDRIPTDFILKYSINDSEVIISKVEKVIFIEINKIKYILLGMERKNGRNIYPENEYSKKFNYPRIIFDDIRKYIPKFVIVSGFDEEYMIEYNQNLICDKFVKFYSNLYNLNIFHFQFLQHYHHNENLNNSQNQYQKK